The DNA region CTGGTGACCCCGTCGATGATCGTCGGCTCGTGCAGCAGCCCCGCGTGGCCGCCGCCCATGACGACGCTCGCGCCCTTCTCGACCGCCTCCGCGATGTGCCCCTTGGTGCGGTTGAGCACCGCCTCGGTGCGCACGGGCCCCATGTCGGTCTCGTCGGCCGTCGGGTCGCCGGTCGTCAGCGCCTCCGCCCGCTCGCGCAGCAGCTGGATGAAGCGGTCCTTCACGGAGCTGTGGACGAGGATCCGCTCGGCGGCGGTGCAGCACTGCCCGGCCAGGTAGAAGCACCCGGTGATGGCCGCATCGGCGGCCTTGTCGAGATCCGCGTCGGCGCGGACGATCTGAGGGCCGTTGCCGCCCAGCTCGAGCACGCGGTTCTTGAGGGCGGCCTCGCGGGCGACCGCCTCGCCGGTCTCGACCGAGCCGGTGAAGACCACGCAGCCGACGTCGGGATGCTCGACCAGCGCCTTGCCCGCATCGCCGCGGCCGTGGACGAGGTTCACCGTGCCGGGCGGGAAGCCGGCGTCGTGCAGCAGCTCGACGAACTTCTCGGCGCAGAGCGGCGAGAACTCGGAGGGCTTCCAGACCGTGGTGCAGCCGATGGCAAGGCCGTAGACGATCGGGATGCCGGCGATGTCGACCGGGAAGTTCCACGGCGTCACCGCGGCGACCACGCCGATCGGCTCCTGTACGACCATGATCCGCTTGCTGCCCGTCCATTCCTGGGTCGAGGGCAGCACCTTGCCGGCGTAGCGCAGTGCGTCCTCCGACGCCCGGCGGAAATGGTCGACGGTGAACTCCTCCATCTCCTCGCGCGCCTCGCGGATCGTCTTTCCGACCTCGCGCGAGATCAGCTGTGCGATCTCCTCGTTTCGCTCCATGCAGAGATCGAAGGCCCGGCGGCAGAGCTCGACCCGGTGGCGCAGGGGCGTCTTTCGCCATGCGGGGAACGCGTCACGAGCGGCGGCGACCGCCCGGTCGATGTCCGCCGGCGCGGCCGCCTGGACGGTGCCGACCACCGTGCCGTCGTAGGGGCTGCGAACCTCGATCTCCTCGCCGTCGCCGGCGACCCACTCACCGTTGATGAACGCGCTGCGCGCGGTCGCGATCGCCATGCTTCCTCCTGGGATGGTGCCGGGTGTGCCGGCCAACTCTACTGCAGGGTGGACGGCGCTTCCGTGACGCCGCGAGGCAGCGCGGGCGGCGGCTGTGCGACGATGGCCGGGTGAACGGCCCGGCGTCACGCGGCGTCGTCCTGGCGGTCGACCAGGGCAGCTCGAGCACGCGCTGCGTGGCGTACGACGACCGCATGCGGGTGGTCGGGACGGCTGTGTCGCCGGTCGCGACGTCGCGGCCCGGCCCCGGGATGGTCGAGCACGATCCGGTCGCGCTCCTGGACGGCGTGCTGGCCGTGCTGGACGAGGCGCGCGCCGGGTCGGAGGTGGCTGCGGTCGGCATCGCGAACCAGACCGAGACGTTCGTGGTGTGGGACGCCGAGACGGGTGATGCGGTGTCGCCGCTGATCAGCTGGCAGGACCAGCGGGCCGAGCAGGAGGCGCGTGCGCGCGACGGGCATGCCGACGGGGTGACCGCACTGACGGGGCTCCCGCTCGATCCGACGTTCTCGGCGCCGAAGCTGGCGTGGCTGTTCGAGCGCGATGCCGGGCTGCTGCGGCGGGCCGAGCAGGGCGAGCTGCTCGTCGGCGACGTCGCATGCTGGCTTGCCTGGAAGCTGTCGGGCGGCGCTGCGCATGTGACCGAGCCCTCGAACGCGTCGCGCTCCCTGCTGCTGGACCTCGACGCGCTGCATTGGGACGCGTGGCTGTGCGACCTGTTCGGCGTCACCGGGACGATGCTGCCCGAGGTGCGCCGCTCGGATGCGCCCGGCGTGGGCACGAGCGGGGCCGTCGCCGGATTCGAGGCGCCGATCGCCGCGATGCTGGGAGATCAGCAGGCGGCGCTCTACGGGCAGGGCTGCACCCGGCCGCGGATGGCGGCGCTCACGCTCGGAACGGGCGCGTTCCTGTGGCTGAACGTTGGCCCAGAGCGTCCGGATCCGCCCGGCGGCGTGCTGGCCACGGCCGCCTGGGACACGGCCCGCGGCCGTGCGTACGCCCTGGAGGCGTTCGGGGCGAACGCCGGCAATGCGCTCTCGCTGCTGCGGCAGCTGGGGCTGCTCTCGGGCCCGCCGTCTCCAATGCCGGACTGGAGCCGCCGGCGCCCGGTGCTCGTCCCGGCCCCGGCCGGCCTCGGAACCCCGCGGTGGCACGGAGCCGACCGGATCACCCTGCTCGGCGCGGCCAGCACGACGACGGCCGGCGACCTGCACGGCGCGGCGGTGGCCGGCATCGCCCACCAGATCGTGGATGCGCTCGAAGCCCAGCACGCGGCCACGGCGATGGACGTGATCCGCGTCGGCGGTGGGCTGGCGGCGGACGCGTCGCTGCTACAGGCGGTTGCAGACCTGGCGGGGCTCGAGCTCGAGGTCTCGTCCCTGTTGGAGGCGAGCGCGCACGGCATCGCGGTGCTTGCCGCGGAGGCGGCCGGCGTGGTCGCTGAGGCTGCGGCCGCCCCGGCCGTTGCCCGGACGGTTGCCCCGCGGCTCGACGCAGACGGGCGCGAGCGCGAGCGCGACCGCTGGCGGCGGGCCGTGGACGTCCACGTCGGCGAGCGGGCGGCGGTGTGAGCGCCGGCGCGCTCGGGCCCGAGGCGCGCGAACGGGCCGTCCAGCGGTTTGGCGTCGAGCGGTTCGACATCGCCGTTGTCGGGGGAGGCATCACCGGCGTCGGGATCGCGCTCGACGCGGCGACGCGGGGGCTCTCCGTGGCGCTGGTCGAGGCCGGCGACATCGCCGGCGAGACGTCGAGCCGGTCGAGCAAGCTGATCCACGGTGGCCTGCGCTACCTCGAGATGCTGGACATCGGCCTCGTCCGCGAGGCGCTGTCCGAGCGCCGCCTCCTGCTCACCCGGATCGCCCCTCACCTGGTGCGGCCGGTGCCGTTCCTGTTCACGCTCACGCGGCGCGTCTGGGAGCGGCCGTACGTGGGCGCCGGGCTGCTGCTGTACGACTCGATGGGCGGAGCGCGGCACCTTCCGCGCGCGCGGCACCTGTCGCGGCGAAAGGCGCTGCGCGCGGCTCCGGCGCTTCGGCCCGACGCGCTGACCGGCGCGGTCGTGTTCCACGACTGCCAGGAGGACGACGCGCTTTACGCCGCGTACGTCGCGCGGACGGCCTCGGCGCACGGGGCGGCGATCGCGACGCGCATGCGGGCGGTCGGGGTCATGCGCGGCAGCGACGGCCGCGTCCAGGGGCTCGACCTGCGCGACGAGGAGTCGGGCGGGGGACTGGAGCTGCGGGCGCGGCACGTCGTGGCGGCGGTGGGAGGCGCCACGGACCGGTTCCTCGAGCTCGTGACGGGCCGTCCGTCGGAACTGCTCCGTCCGTCCAAGGGCATCCACCTGCTGGTGCCGCGGGCGGCGATCGCCGCGCGGCCGGGGATCTTCATGCGCACCGAGAAGAGCATCTTCCACGCGATCCCGTGGGGCGACGCCCACTGGCTGCTGGGAGACACCGACACCGCGTGGGACGGCGGCCCCGACGACGTGGTCGCCAGCGGGGCCGACCGCGACTACGTGCTGGACAAGATCAACAGCGTGGTGCGAACACCGGTCAGGGCCGAGGACGTGTGCGGGGTGCTCGCCGGCCTGCGGCCGCTGGTCGCCGCCGGCGGGGGCGACGACACCACGAAGCTGTCACGGAGCCACCGCCTGTTCCGGCCGGCGGACGGGATGACCGCGATCGCGGGCGGGAAGTACACGACGTACCGCGTGATGGCGCGTGACGCGGTCGACGCGGCTGCCCGTGACCTGAGCGGCGCGGCGCCGTCGCGCACGGAGGAGGTGCCGCTGGTGGGTGCGGAGGGCGCGGGGGCGGGGGCGCCGGCCCGCGTCCCGGACGAGCACGCGGCGCTGCTTCGGCGACGTCACGGAGGGTGCGCGGAGGAGGTGGCCGCTCTGGCGGCGGGCGACTCCGAGCTGGCGGTGCCGATCGCGGGTGCAGAGCGCTATCTGCGCGCCGAGGCGGTGCACGCCGTCACGCACCAGGGCGCGCGCGACCTGGACGACGTGCTCGCGCGGCGGATCCGCATCGCGCTCGAGGTGCCGGATCAGGGGCGCACCGCGGCGGCGGACGTGGCGCCGTTCGTCGGCCGCGCGCTGGGATGGTCGGCGGCCGAGACGGCCGAGCGGGTCGCGTCCTACGTGCGCCTGCGCGACGCGGGGGCAGCGGCGCTCGAGGCGCGGACGGACGCGGACGCACGCGCCCGGTTCGCGGCGATCCTCGCCGGTGCGCCGCCGCACCCGCCGAACGGCCGGTAGCACTGACGCCTGACATGTCGCGATGGCGTGACGGGCGGCTCCGTGGTTTCCCGAGGGAACGGCCCGGCGCATCCCCGATGGCCGTCCGGTGGTGCCGTGCCACGCTGCCGGTATGGCACACACACAGGACATCGACGAGGTCGTCGGCCCCACGGCGGATGACCTCCGCGACCTGGCCGTCCGCCGGCTCAAGAAGCGGCGGGACTTCCACGCGCACCTCTTCGCCTACGCCGTCATCAACGCGATGGTGTGGGCGATCTGGGCGATCACCGGCGACGGATATCCGTGGCCCGCCTGGCTCACGCTGGGATGGGGCATCGGGTTGATCTTCAACGCGTGGGACGTCTTCATGCGGCGGCCGATCACGGAGGACGACATCCGGCACGAGGTCGACCGGCTCTCGCGCCCGACCTGAGTCAGGCGCGCGCACCCGGCCCGTAGGCGAGGCGCAGCAAGCGCCCCTCGGCGAAGCGCTCGGCGCGCAGCTCCGAGACGTCGATCGGCGGCGTCCGGCCGGTCACCTCGGCCGCGATCACCTCCCCGACCGCGGGCGAGAGCTTGAACCCGTGCCCGCTCCACCCGGCCGCCAGGTACAGCCCCTCGATGCCCGGGCAGGGCCCGATCACGGGGTTCCAGTCGGGTGTCACGTCGTACGGCCCGGCGAATCCGCGCACCAGCGAGAAGTCGGCCAGCCCCGGGTAGCGTTGCCGCAAGCCCGTGCGCACCGCGTCGAGGTACCCCGGCGACAGAGCGTGATCGCAGTCGTCCGCGCGCTCGAGCCGGTCCTCGCCGGCATACGCGACGGCGCAGAACTGGCGGCCGCGGTCAGGCCGCACCACGACGTTGCTGACGGCGTCCGACACCACCGCGGAGGGGAGCGGGCCGCCCGGCGCCGTGCGGAGGATCGCGACCTGCAGGCGCCGCAGCTCGATCGGCAGCCGCGCGCCGAGCGGCTCGAGCAGGTCGTTCGCCCAGGCACCGGTCGCGAGCACCACCCGCCCCGCCGCCACGCGGCCGGCGTCGGTCTCCACCCCGGTCACCCGGCCGTGCTCGACGGTGACCGCGCGCACCGTCGTCCCGAGGTGGTGGCGCAGCCCGCGCGACGCGGCGGCGGCGAACCAGCCGAGGCACATCTTCTGCGCGTCGGCGAACCCCCCGTCCGGCTCGTACGCCGCGCCCGCCACACCGGCCGTCGACAGCTCCGGGTCGATGTCCGCGATGTCGCCCGGGTTCAGAAACCTCGTGTCCAGGCCGACCCCGGCGAGCATCTCGACGTTGCCGCGGCAGGCATCGACCAGGCGGTCCGGCACCGTCAGCAGGTACCCGCAGCGGACGTATCCCGCGTCGGCCACGCCTACCTCGTCGGCCCAGTTCGCGATCGTCCGCGAGCCGGCCATTGCGAGGCGGGCGACCACGGCGTTCGAGTAGTGCCGCCGCACCATCGAGAACGACCGCCCGGAGTCGCCCGACCCGGGCCACGAGCGGTCGAAGATCGCCACCGTTCCCGCGCCGTCACGGGTCAGGGCGTGCGCCGTCGCCAGCCCGACGATGCCGGCGCCGATGATCGCCGTGTCGACCGTCTCGCGCACCCGGCAAACCTACCAGTCACAGCCGGGTACCAAATCGACATATTTGACATTTGGTATGAGATTCGGTACGTTCGGGGATGATGCCGCCAAGCTACGACTACGGCTTCTTCTCATACGAGTCCAAGGACGACTTCCTGAACCGCTCGCGCGAGTTCTGGAACCCGGACAAGACGGACTTCTGGCAGGACGCGGGCGTCGATCTCGTGATTGACCGCCGCGAGGGCTACTTCTTCTGGGACATGGCCGGCCGCCGGTTGATCGACCTGCACCTGAACGGCGGCACCTACAACCTCGGCCACCGCAATCCCGAGCTGATCGCCACGCTCGAGCAGGCGATGGCCCGGTTCGACATCGGTAACCACCACTTCCCCGCGCTGGCCCGCACCGCGCTCGCCGAGGCGCTGGTCA from Gaiellales bacterium includes:
- a CDS encoding aldehyde dehydrogenase family protein — protein: MAIATARSAFINGEWVAGDGEEIEVRSPYDGTVVGTVQAAAPADIDRAVAAARDAFPAWRKTPLRHRVELCRRAFDLCMERNEEIAQLISREVGKTIREAREEMEEFTVDHFRRASEDALRYAGKVLPSTQEWTGSKRIMVVQEPIGVVAAVTPWNFPVDIAGIPIVYGLAIGCTTVWKPSEFSPLCAEKFVELLHDAGFPPGTVNLVHGRGDAGKALVEHPDVGCVVFTGSVETGEAVAREAALKNRVLELGGNGPQIVRADADLDKAADAAITGCFYLAGQCCTAAERILVHSSVKDRFIQLLRERAEALTTGDPTADETDMGPVRTEAVLNRTKGHIAEAVEKGASVVMGGGHAGLLHEPTIIDGVTSDMRIAREETFGPVAPIMTFEDDDEALRIANETDFGLTAAVFTNDLRAAWRYAEELRHGTVHINETTNYWDQMAPFGGAKKSGSGRELAGWIFDAMTETKQITWELGE
- a CDS encoding FGGY family carbohydrate kinase yields the protein MNGPASRGVVLAVDQGSSSTRCVAYDDRMRVVGTAVSPVATSRPGPGMVEHDPVALLDGVLAVLDEARAGSEVAAVGIANQTETFVVWDAETGDAVSPLISWQDQRAEQEARARDGHADGVTALTGLPLDPTFSAPKLAWLFERDAGLLRRAEQGELLVGDVACWLAWKLSGGAAHVTEPSNASRSLLLDLDALHWDAWLCDLFGVTGTMLPEVRRSDAPGVGTSGAVAGFEAPIAAMLGDQQAALYGQGCTRPRMAALTLGTGAFLWLNVGPERPDPPGGVLATAAWDTARGRAYALEAFGANAGNALSLLRQLGLLSGPPSPMPDWSRRRPVLVPAPAGLGTPRWHGADRITLLGAASTTTAGDLHGAAVAGIAHQIVDALEAQHAATAMDVIRVGGGLAADASLLQAVADLAGLELEVSSLLEASAHGIAVLAAEAAGVVAEAAAAPAVARTVAPRLDADGRERERDRWRRAVDVHVGERAAV
- a CDS encoding glycerol-3-phosphate dehydrogenase/oxidase, with product MSAGALGPEARERAVQRFGVERFDIAVVGGGITGVGIALDAATRGLSVALVEAGDIAGETSSRSSKLIHGGLRYLEMLDIGLVREALSERRLLLTRIAPHLVRPVPFLFTLTRRVWERPYVGAGLLLYDSMGGARHLPRARHLSRRKALRAAPALRPDALTGAVVFHDCQEDDALYAAYVARTASAHGAAIATRMRAVGVMRGSDGRVQGLDLRDEESGGGLELRARHVVAAVGGATDRFLELVTGRPSELLRPSKGIHLLVPRAAIAARPGIFMRTEKSIFHAIPWGDAHWLLGDTDTAWDGGPDDVVASGADRDYVLDKINSVVRTPVRAEDVCGVLAGLRPLVAAGGGDDTTKLSRSHRLFRPADGMTAIAGGKYTTYRVMARDAVDAAARDLSGAAPSRTEEVPLVGAEGAGAGAPARVPDEHAALLRRRHGGCAEEVAALAAGDSELAVPIAGAERYLRAEAVHAVTHQGARDLDDVLARRIRIALEVPDQGRTAAADVAPFVGRALGWSAAETAERVASYVRLRDAGAAALEARTDADARARFAAILAGAPPHPPNGR
- a CDS encoding 2TM domain-containing protein, whose translation is MAHTQDIDEVVGPTADDLRDLAVRRLKKRRDFHAHLFAYAVINAMVWAIWAITGDGYPWPAWLTLGWGIGLIFNAWDVFMRRPITEDDIRHEVDRLSRPT
- a CDS encoding FAD-binding oxidoreductase encodes the protein MRETVDTAIIGAGIVGLATAHALTRDGAGTVAIFDRSWPGSGDSGRSFSMVRRHYSNAVVARLAMAGSRTIANWADEVGVADAGYVRCGYLLTVPDRLVDACRGNVEMLAGVGLDTRFLNPGDIADIDPELSTAGVAGAAYEPDGGFADAQKMCLGWFAAAASRGLRHHLGTTVRAVTVEHGRVTGVETDAGRVAAGRVVLATGAWANDLLEPLGARLPIELRRLQVAILRTAPGGPLPSAVVSDAVSNVVVRPDRGRQFCAVAYAGEDRLERADDCDHALSPGYLDAVRTGLRQRYPGLADFSLVRGFAGPYDVTPDWNPVIGPCPGIEGLYLAAGWSGHGFKLSPAVGEVIAAEVTGRTPPIDVSELRAERFAEGRLLRLAYGPGARA